The proteins below are encoded in one region of Clostridium estertheticum:
- a CDS encoding RNA degradosome polyphosphate kinase — translation MTDYSLPKYFISRELSWIQFNERVLEEAQDTTNPLFERLKFASIVSSNLDEFFMVRVGSLSDQITAEFDKKEPSGLTPTEQMEQIGILVHNLVSSLSSCYNRSLKKGLEKEKIRFLKFNDLSKGQINYVENYYTKNIFPVLTPMLVNQSSPFPLISNKSLNIAILLKNNKGENIFATIKAPSVFDRFVKIPDEGGLAFIFLEDIIKMNLKSLFNGHEIIDASCYRITRNADMALDEEGAEDLLEAIEESLKQRRWGKAVRLEIEKGMNNKLLEILESELEISKEQEYIINGQIDLTFLMKIGRIKGYEKLEYKPIKPQLSKQFLKYNNIFEAITEKDILLHHPYESFDPIVELVRQAAVDSDVLAIKHTLYRVSGNSPIIEALVRAAEVGKQVTVLVELKARFDESNNIVWAKQLEQSGCHVIYGLVGLKTHCKILLVVRREEDGIKRYVHMGTGNYNDVTAKLYTDIGLFTSNPYFGADASALFNMLSGNSRPTALYKFSLAPLQLRDRFLQMIIEETENAKKGKKARIIIKVNSLVDIEIIKALFKASTAGVKIDLIIRGICCLKPGIPGVSENITVRSIVGRFLEHSRIFYFYNDGQEGIYLSSADWMTRNLDRRVELLFPIEDQQARNRIKEILYISLSDTIKARILNFDGIYTRIDRRGKEQINSQEEFYNFVLNKDDTIKEKMHNMKEYWKENGFIPRVSDKIE, via the coding sequence ATGACTGATTATTCACTACCTAAGTATTTTATAAGTCGCGAATTAAGTTGGATTCAGTTTAATGAACGTGTTCTTGAAGAAGCACAGGATACAACAAATCCATTGTTTGAAAGATTAAAGTTTGCATCTATCGTAAGTTCAAATTTAGATGAATTTTTTATGGTTAGGGTTGGATCCTTGTCTGATCAAATTACAGCTGAATTTGATAAAAAAGAACCATCAGGACTTACACCAACAGAGCAAATGGAACAAATAGGGATATTAGTACATAATCTTGTTTCTAGTTTATCGAGTTGCTATAATCGCTCCTTAAAAAAAGGCCTTGAAAAAGAAAAAATAAGATTTCTGAAATTTAATGATTTAAGTAAAGGACAGATTAATTATGTTGAAAACTATTATACAAAAAACATTTTTCCAGTACTAACACCTATGCTAGTTAATCAAAGCAGCCCTTTTCCATTAATATCAAATAAAAGTTTAAATATTGCAATTCTTCTTAAAAATAATAAGGGTGAAAATATTTTTGCAACAATAAAAGCACCTTCTGTTTTTGATAGATTTGTAAAAATTCCAGATGAAGGTGGTTTAGCTTTCATATTTTTAGAAGATATTATTAAAATGAACTTAAAGTCCCTTTTTAATGGACATGAAATTATAGATGCAAGCTGTTATCGTATTACAAGAAATGCAGATATGGCACTAGATGAAGAAGGTGCGGAAGATTTACTTGAAGCAATTGAAGAATCTTTAAAGCAACGAAGATGGGGAAAAGCTGTGCGTCTTGAAATAGAGAAGGGTATGAATAATAAATTACTTGAAATTCTTGAGAGTGAGCTTGAAATTTCAAAAGAGCAGGAGTATATAATAAACGGACAAATAGATTTAACTTTTCTAATGAAAATTGGGAGGATTAAGGGTTATGAGAAACTAGAATATAAACCTATAAAACCGCAGTTATCAAAACAGTTTTTAAAATATAACAACATATTTGAAGCTATAACAGAGAAAGATATTTTATTACATCATCCATATGAATCCTTTGACCCGATTGTTGAGTTAGTAAGGCAAGCAGCCGTTGATTCTGATGTTCTTGCTATAAAACATACATTATATCGTGTAAGTGGTAATTCACCTATTATAGAAGCTTTAGTAAGAGCTGCAGAGGTTGGTAAACAAGTTACAGTACTCGTGGAACTTAAGGCAAGATTTGATGAAAGTAATAACATAGTTTGGGCAAAGCAACTGGAACAATCAGGATGTCATGTAATTTATGGACTTGTGGGACTCAAAACACATTGTAAGATATTGCTAGTAGTAAGGCGTGAAGAGGATGGCATTAAGCGTTATGTTCATATGGGAACGGGAAACTACAACGATGTCACTGCAAAGCTTTATACAGATATTGGTCTGTTTACATCGAACCCTTATTTTGGGGCAGATGCATCTGCTCTATTTAATATGTTATCTGGGAATTCTAGACCAACAGCTTTATATAAATTTAGTCTTGCTCCATTACAGTTAAGAGATAGATTTTTACAAATGATAATTGAGGAAACGGAGAATGCGAAAAAAGGTAAGAAGGCCAGAATTATTATAAAAGTTAACTCATTAGTTGATATTGAGATTATTAAAGCTCTATTTAAGGCATCAACTGCAGGAGTTAAAATAGATTTAATAATACGTGGCATTTGTTGCCTTAAACCTGGGATACCAGGTGTAAGTGAAAATATTACTGTGAGAAGTATTGTTGGTAGATTTTTAGAACATAGTCGCATTTTCTATTTTTATAACGATGGACAGGAAGGAATTTATTTATCAAGTGCAGATTGGATGACTAGAAATTTAGACCGAAGAGTAGAACTTTTATTTCCAATTGAAGATCAACAGGCAAGGAACCGAATAAAAGAAATTTTATATATATCTTTATCAGATACAATAAAGGCTAGAATTTTGAATTTTGATGGAATCTATACGAGAATTGATAGAAGAGGTAAGGAACAAATTAATAGTCAGGAAGAATTTTATAATTTTGTACTAAATAAAGATGATACGATTAAAGAAAAAATGCATAATATGAAGGAGTATTGGAAAGAAAATGGTTTTATACCAAGAGTATCGGATAAAATTGAGTGA
- a CDS encoding HD domain-containing protein — MSISQAWKIIAAIDLGANYLKMTIGEINTQGEIIILEEVVKPTKIGKDTFSKARISVKTIHETCDDLNGFVRLMKDYKIKFYKAVATSGMREAENKQYVLEQIRLRTGLNVESINIAEEQFYMLKAVRNHVNSIDIKKSEQYLIVNITSGAVETSIYEDGRLKFTEHVKIGSLKIREALSDLETKTIEFSETMQQYIESKIYTLKPQIKKFEINHFLGLGGELNTICGIIRKKSGANKKDYYIKKEALLSLTKEISNMDNFQIKNTFGLSNKTAELLLPSILIFYCFLKMTKAEGIQIPKLSLRQGILYDLSDEILNIPRREELIHDIISSVWYIGEKYQIDKEHATFVEKLSLDIFDHTKSLHKLGERERLYLQVAAILHDVGGFISANNHNFHSYNIIRAQSIIGFSDIAIEIIASAARYHSEEIPITSHNNYRALSDVDKMVVSTLAAILKLSEALDISHMQKIKKIKLLGTRDNMFFNLKSEGDIILEEWNFSKYVDFFEEVIGVKPII, encoded by the coding sequence ATGAGTATATCACAGGCATGGAAGATAATTGCGGCTATTGATCTAGGTGCTAACTATCTAAAAATGACAATTGGAGAAATAAATACGCAGGGGGAAATTATAATTTTAGAGGAGGTAGTAAAACCTACAAAAATAGGAAAAGATACATTTTCTAAAGCTAGAATTTCTGTTAAAACAATTCATGAGACTTGTGATGATTTAAATGGGTTTGTTAGGCTTATGAAGGATTATAAAATTAAGTTTTACAAAGCAGTAGCAACTAGTGGTATGAGAGAAGCTGAAAACAAACAATATGTCTTAGAGCAAATACGACTTAGAACAGGGTTAAATGTTGAATCAATAAATATAGCAGAAGAACAATTTTATATGTTAAAAGCGGTTAGAAATCACGTAAACTCAATAGATATTAAAAAATCAGAACAATATCTAATTGTTAATATTACTTCTGGAGCAGTGGAGACATCAATTTATGAAGATGGTAGATTAAAGTTTACAGAGCATGTTAAAATTGGATCTTTAAAAATAAGAGAGGCTTTATCTGATTTAGAAACAAAGACAATTGAATTTTCAGAGACTATGCAGCAGTATATAGAAAGTAAAATATATACACTTAAACCTCAAATCAAAAAGTTTGAAATCAATCATTTTTTAGGACTAGGAGGAGAGTTAAATACAATCTGTGGAATTATAAGAAAAAAGAGTGGAGCTAATAAGAAAGATTATTACATTAAAAAGGAAGCATTATTATCACTTACAAAGGAAATTAGTAACATGGATAATTTCCAAATTAAAAACACCTTTGGACTTTCTAATAAGACAGCAGAACTTTTGCTACCATCGATACTTATTTTCTATTGCTTTCTTAAGATGACTAAAGCCGAGGGAATTCAAATTCCTAAATTATCACTAAGGCAAGGGATTTTATACGATTTATCCGATGAAATACTAAATATTCCACGAAGAGAAGAATTAATACATGATATTATAAGTTCCGTTTGGTATATAGGAGAAAAGTATCAAATTGATAAAGAGCATGCGACTTTTGTTGAAAAATTATCGCTTGACATTTTTGATCACACAAAAAGCTTACATAAGTTAGGAGAACGAGAACGGCTTTATCTTCAGGTTGCAGCAATACTTCATGATGTTGGTGGGTTCATAAGTGCCAATAATCATAATTTTCATTCATATAATATAATAAGAGCCCAGAGTATTATTGGGTTTTCTGATATTGCTATTGAGATTATTGCAAGTGCAGCAAGGTATCACTCAGAGGAAATTCCTATAACATCCCATAATAATTATAGAGCTTTAAGTGATGTTGATAAAATGGTTGTATCCACATTAGCGGCAATATTAAAACTATCGGAAGCTTTAGATATATCACATATGCAAAAAATAAAAAAAATCAAGCTACTAGGAACAAGGGATAATATGTTTTTCAATTTAAAATCTGAAGGAGATATTATTTTAGAGGAATGGAATTTTTCAAAGTATGTAGATTTTTTTGAAGAAGTAATTGGTGTTAAACCAATAATATAA
- the ppx gene encoding exopolyphosphatase, which translates to MKKLAIIDIGSNSIRLVIVQINKDNSFRIVDEIKRSVRLGKDMTSKGELNPSRIDNAISTLAFFKRLCFIQDISEILAVATEAVRKATNQIEFLNRVKSELSIDIRVLTGIEEAYYDYFGAINSMDFSDALIMDIGGSSSELILVKNRKLKASISLPFGAINLTEKFSLQKVMNDKSEAEIKAFLTSLYKDIPWLKEVKNIPIIGIGGTIRNIGKLHKRKTNYPIDNLHNYIIPTNEVITIYDQVKVKDSYQRKKLKGLSKERADIFVGAAASLVSLIEYLDIKELHVSGSGLRDGILYEYIFNSKIPLDDVLDFSLNNHLLNYKIDVKHPSHVWMLTKTLYNELNTIIDIPINPYKILKTAAMLHDIGILISYFDHHKHSSYMIANSKINGLTHKEQLMASYIAALHRKNEFKIDLKLYQDLITKQDLDIIDKLSILLRISESLDSCLNGNIQFISCSIGLDTVTITVDAKADPMLEISAALQCCSSFEKTYNKKLIIK; encoded by the coding sequence ATGAAAAAATTAGCCATCATTGATATAGGATCAAATTCTATACGTTTAGTAATTGTTCAAATAAACAAAGATAATTCCTTTAGAATAGTAGATGAAATTAAAAGGAGTGTTCGCCTTGGCAAAGATATGACTTCGAAAGGAGAATTAAATCCCTCTAGGATTGATAATGCTATTTCTACTTTAGCTTTCTTTAAACGGTTGTGTTTTATTCAAGATATAAGTGAAATTTTAGCTGTTGCTACAGAAGCTGTCCGTAAAGCCACCAATCAAATTGAATTTTTAAACCGTGTTAAATCAGAACTTTCTATTGATATTCGCGTTTTAACTGGCATTGAAGAGGCTTACTACGATTATTTTGGGGCTATTAACAGTATGGATTTTTCTGATGCACTAATAATGGATATTGGTGGAAGTAGTTCAGAATTAATTTTAGTTAAAAATAGAAAATTAAAAGCTTCCATAAGTTTACCTTTTGGTGCAATAAATCTCACAGAAAAGTTTTCACTTCAAAAGGTCATGAATGATAAAAGCGAAGCTGAAATTAAGGCATTTCTTACCTCACTTTATAAAGATATTCCTTGGCTAAAAGAAGTTAAAAATATACCCATAATTGGGATCGGTGGTACTATAAGAAATATCGGTAAATTACATAAGAGAAAAACTAATTATCCTATAGATAATCTTCATAATTATATAATTCCTACAAATGAAGTTATAACTATCTATGATCAGGTTAAAGTTAAAGATTCTTATCAAAGAAAAAAACTTAAAGGACTTTCAAAAGAAAGAGCCGATATTTTTGTTGGCGCTGCTGCATCTTTAGTTTCCTTAATTGAATACCTTGATATAAAAGAACTCCACGTTAGCGGAAGTGGTCTTCGAGATGGTATTTTATATGAATATATCTTTAATAGTAAAATACCCTTAGATGATGTCCTTGATTTTTCTCTTAATAATCACTTACTTAATTATAAAATTGACGTTAAACATCCGAGTCACGTATGGATGTTAACTAAAACCCTATATAATGAGCTTAATACAATTATCGACATACCAATAAACCCTTATAAAATTTTAAAAACTGCAGCAATGCTTCACGATATAGGAATTCTTATAAGTTATTTTGATCATCATAAACATTCTTCCTATATGATTGCAAACTCTAAAATTAATGGACTTACTCATAAAGAGCAACTAATGGCATCATATATAGCTGCTCTTCATAGAAAAAATGAATTTAAAATTGACTTAAAATTGTACCAGGATTTAATAACTAAACAAGATTTAGATATAATAGATAAGTTAAGCATTCTACTACGCATTAGTGAAAGTCTGGATAGTTGCTTAAATGGAAATATACAATTTATTAGTTGCAGCATTGGATTAGATACTGTAACCATAACTGTTGACGCAAAGGCAGACCCAATGCTCGAAATAAGTGCAGCACTACAATGTTGTTCATCATTTGAAAAAACATATAATAAGAAATTAATAATAAAATAA